The Thermoleophilaceae bacterium genome includes a window with the following:
- the hemL gene encoding glutamate-1-semialdehyde 2,1-aminomutase: MSTPYERAVALLPGGVNSPVRAMRAVGRDPIFIAGGQGASIEDVDGNSYVDWVCSWGPLIAGHAHPEVVEAVQAAAARGTSFGAPTLAEVELAEEVVARIPSAEMVRMTSSGTEASMSALRLARAATGRDAILKFAGAYHGHVDGLLAEAGSGLATQQLPASAGVTAAQVADTIVAPWNDREAVERALAEREVAAIVCEPYPGNMGVVPPEEGFLPFLRGAAHASGALLVFDEVITGFRVARGGAQEREGVTPDLTILGKVIGGGLPAAAFAGPRELMERVAPAGDVYQAGTLSGNPLATAAGLATLGLLDGSAYARLEATTARLAAGLEAVGAPVSVVWRPGLLTVFFAPEPPRDYAAAAACDLDAFARFWRVMLARGVYLPPSQFEAWFPSLAHGEEEVDRTLAAAREALST, from the coding sequence GTGAGCACGCCGTACGAGCGCGCCGTCGCGCTGCTGCCGGGCGGTGTGAACTCCCCCGTCCGGGCCATGCGGGCGGTGGGGCGCGATCCGATCTTCATCGCCGGCGGGCAGGGCGCCTCGATCGAGGACGTCGACGGCAACTCCTACGTCGACTGGGTCTGCTCCTGGGGGCCGCTCATCGCCGGCCACGCCCACCCGGAGGTGGTGGAGGCCGTGCAGGCGGCTGCGGCGCGGGGCACGAGCTTCGGCGCGCCCACGCTTGCCGAGGTGGAGCTGGCCGAGGAGGTGGTCGCCCGCATCCCGTCGGCGGAGATGGTGCGGATGACCTCGTCGGGGACCGAGGCGTCGATGAGCGCGCTGCGCCTGGCCCGCGCGGCCACCGGCCGCGACGCGATCCTCAAGTTCGCGGGCGCCTACCACGGTCACGTGGACGGCCTGCTCGCGGAGGCGGGGTCAGGTCTTGCAACCCAGCAGCTCCCGGCCAGTGCGGGCGTCACGGCCGCGCAGGTGGCCGACACGATCGTGGCTCCCTGGAACGACCGCGAGGCAGTGGAGCGCGCGCTGGCGGAGCGGGAGGTCGCGGCCATCGTCTGCGAGCCCTACCCGGGCAACATGGGGGTGGTGCCGCCGGAGGAGGGCTTCCTGCCCTTCCTGCGCGGCGCCGCCCACGCGAGCGGCGCGCTGCTCGTGTTCGACGAGGTGATCACGGGCTTCCGCGTGGCGCGCGGCGGCGCCCAGGAGCGCGAGGGTGTCACGCCCGACCTCACGATCCTCGGCAAGGTCATCGGCGGGGGCCTCCCGGCCGCGGCCTTCGCGGGCCCCCGCGAGCTGATGGAGCGCGTGGCGCCCGCCGGCGACGTCTACCAGGCCGGCACGCTCTCGGGCAACCCGCTGGCCACCGCCGCCGGCCTCGCCACCCTCGGGCTGCTCGACGGCAGTGCCTACGCGCGCCTCGAGGCCACCACCGCGCGCCTCGCCGCCGGCCTCGAGGCGGTGGGCGCGCCGGTGTCGGTGGTCTGGCGGCCCGGCCTGCTCACCGTCTTCTTCGCGCCGGAGCCCCCGCGCGACTACGCGGCCGCGGCCGCCTGCGACCTCGACGCCTTCGCCCGCTTCTGGCGCGTCATGCTCGCGCGCGGCGTCTACCTCCCGCCATCGCAGTTCGAGGCCTGGTTCCCGTCACTGGCCCACGGGGAGGAGGAGGTCGACCGCACGCTGGCCGCCGCCCGGGAGGCGCTTTCCACGTGA
- a CDS encoding AsnC family transcriptional regulator, which translates to MAGNFGLKTRARKDGAAIALDELDRQLLNLMQSRFPLEPRPYLRVAELAGVEEDEVLRRVQRLLDERIIRQVTPIFDTRVLGYQSMLVAAKVDPDNPWRAADIINAHPGVSHNYLRNHDFNIWFTIATEPGSKLGLDGTLEALAAEAGAESVRQLPTLRLFKINMNLEMEGGTDALSAVAQVEEPKDPEPAQLDDLDVPLIRALQGDMPVIPEPYAPAAAELGITQERLLEQLESQRERRILRRVAAILFHRRAGFSANGMGVWKVPEDQVMDLGPRMAAFRGVSHCYQRPTYADWPYSVFTMAHGRSKEECDAVLDAIAEHTGVDERATLYSSTEFKKIRLLYFTDDHASWERERI; encoded by the coding sequence TTGGCTGGCAACTTCGGACTGAAGACGCGTGCGCGCAAGGACGGCGCCGCGATCGCACTCGACGAGCTCGACAGGCAGCTGCTCAACCTCATGCAGTCGCGCTTCCCGCTGGAGCCGCGCCCGTACCTGCGGGTGGCCGAGCTTGCCGGGGTCGAGGAGGACGAGGTGCTGCGCCGCGTGCAGCGACTGCTCGACGAGCGCATCATCCGCCAGGTCACGCCGATCTTCGACACGCGGGTGCTGGGCTACCAGTCGATGCTGGTGGCGGCCAAGGTCGACCCGGACAACCCGTGGCGAGCGGCGGACATCATCAACGCGCATCCCGGCGTCTCGCACAACTACCTGCGCAACCACGACTTCAACATCTGGTTCACGATCGCCACCGAGCCGGGGTCGAAGCTCGGGCTCGACGGCACGCTGGAGGCGCTCGCCGCGGAGGCCGGCGCGGAGTCCGTGCGCCAGCTGCCCACGCTGCGGCTCTTCAAGATCAACATGAACCTCGAGATGGAGGGGGGCACCGACGCGCTCTCGGCCGTCGCGCAGGTCGAGGAGCCCAAGGATCCCGAGCCCGCGCAGCTCGACGACCTCGACGTGCCGCTCATCCGCGCGCTGCAGGGCGACATGCCGGTGATCCCCGAGCCCTACGCGCCCGCCGCGGCCGAGCTCGGCATCACCCAGGAGCGCCTGCTGGAGCAGCTCGAGTCCCAGCGCGAGCGCCGCATCCTCCGCCGCGTGGCGGCGATCCTCTTCCACCGCCGCGCCGGCTTCTCCGCCAACGGCATGGGCGTGTGGAAGGTGCCCGAGGACCAGGTCATGGACCTCGGCCCGCGCATGGCGGCCTTCCGCGGCGTCTCGCACTGCTACCAGCGCCCCACCTACGCGGACTGGCCCTACTCGGTCTTCACGATGGCCCACGGGCGCTCGAAGGAGGAGTGCGACGCCGTGCTCGACGCCATCGCCGAGCACACCGGCGTGGACGAGCGCGCCACGCTCTACTCCTCCACCGAGTTCAAGAAGATCCGCCTCCTCTACTTCACCGACGACCACGCGAGCTGGGAGCGGGAGCGAATCTAG
- the hemB gene encoding porphobilinogen synthase, which yields MAFPQTRLRRLRKTGVLRDLVRETELSASDLVYPMFVQLGSDERTPVPGMPGIERVSIANAVEEAGSAHALGIPAVLLFGVPAEKDESGSGAWDDEGVVQLAVRAIKDVHPELLVFTDVCLCSYTSHGHCGVVTDAGTIDNDLTLELLAKTAISHAASGADAVAPSDMMDGRVGALRTQLDSEGHTDTPIIAYSAKFASAFYGPFREAADSAPAFGDRRSYQMDPANADEAVREALLDVEEGADVVMVKPALPYLDVIRRIKDATRLPVAAYNVSGEYAMIKAAAASGHLDERAAVLEALTGVRRAGADIVITYHAKDVANWLATSD from the coding sequence ATGGCCTTTCCGCAGACGCGCCTGCGCAGGCTGCGCAAGACCGGGGTCCTGCGCGACCTGGTGCGCGAGACCGAGCTCTCGGCCTCCGACCTCGTGTACCCGATGTTCGTGCAGCTCGGCTCCGACGAGCGCACCCCCGTCCCCGGCATGCCGGGGATCGAGCGCGTGTCGATCGCGAACGCGGTCGAGGAGGCCGGCTCGGCGCATGCGCTCGGCATCCCGGCCGTGCTGCTGTTCGGCGTGCCGGCGGAGAAGGACGAGTCCGGCTCGGGCGCCTGGGACGACGAGGGCGTGGTGCAGCTCGCCGTGCGCGCCATCAAGGACGTCCACCCCGAGCTGCTCGTGTTCACCGACGTGTGCCTGTGCAGCTACACGTCGCACGGCCACTGTGGCGTGGTCACCGACGCGGGCACCATCGACAACGACCTCACGCTCGAGCTGCTCGCGAAGACGGCTATCTCGCACGCGGCTTCGGGCGCGGACGCGGTCGCGCCGAGCGACATGATGGACGGCCGGGTGGGCGCGCTGCGCACCCAGCTCGACTCCGAGGGCCACACCGACACGCCGATCATCGCCTACTCCGCCAAGTTCGCCTCCGCCTTCTACGGGCCGTTCCGCGAGGCGGCCGACTCCGCGCCCGCGTTCGGCGACCGCCGCAGCTACCAGATGGACCCCGCCAACGCCGACGAGGCGGTGCGCGAGGCGCTGCTCGACGTGGAGGAGGGCGCCGATGTGGTGATGGTCAAGCCGGCGCTGCCCTATCTCGACGTCATCCGCCGGATCAAGGACGCCACGCGGCTGCCGGTGGCTGCATACAACGTGAGCGGGGAGTACGCCATGATCAAGGCGGCGGCTGCCTCCGGACACCTCGACGAGCGCGCGGCCGTGCTCGAGGCGCTCACCGGCGTCCGCCGCGCCGGCGCCGACATCGTGATCACCTACCACGCGAAGGACGTAGCGAATTGGCTGGCAACTTCGGACTGA
- a CDS encoding oxygenase MpaB family protein, translated as MDEGYFPRGRSVLRRVHGERLVGLHYGQRALCIGALKPLNYVGTAEHTRQKLTPFRRLAHTGKMFETIFFGTREEADRVLAMVHRMHERVNGALPEDAGPHYPRGTRYDAFDPQLMLWTVAVAADSAEHFYDLFVRRLEPAERESFWQDYIRFAELFGMPRDVAPPTYPDFRAWWDEQLSGEDLHLTPEAKVVGAFTAFEIPMPTHLQPAKRVHDLIMLGSLPARVRVLYGLSWSPRQEMAHRAVVRAMRAARPVTPKPLARGYCTRYFDLVASTERRRIERGRPTPQVAA; from the coding sequence ATGGACGAGGGCTACTTTCCCCGCGGCAGGTCGGTGCTGCGGCGCGTCCACGGCGAACGGCTCGTGGGCCTCCACTACGGCCAGCGCGCACTCTGCATCGGCGCGCTCAAGCCGCTCAACTACGTCGGAACCGCCGAGCACACGCGCCAGAAGCTCACGCCGTTCCGGCGCCTCGCCCACACGGGCAAGATGTTCGAGACGATCTTCTTCGGCACGCGCGAGGAGGCCGACCGCGTGCTGGCCATGGTCCACAGGATGCACGAGCGCGTGAACGGCGCACTGCCCGAGGACGCCGGGCCGCACTATCCCAGGGGCACCCGCTACGACGCGTTCGACCCGCAGCTCATGCTCTGGACGGTGGCGGTCGCCGCCGACTCGGCAGAGCACTTCTACGACCTCTTCGTGCGCCGCCTCGAGCCCGCCGAGCGCGAGTCGTTCTGGCAGGACTACATCCGCTTCGCCGAGCTGTTCGGCATGCCGCGCGACGTCGCGCCGCCCACCTACCCGGACTTCCGCGCCTGGTGGGACGAGCAGCTGTCCGGCGAGGACCTGCACCTGACGCCGGAGGCCAAGGTGGTGGGTGCCTTCACCGCATTCGAGATCCCGATGCCCACCCACCTGCAGCCCGCCAAGCGGGTGCACGACCTGATCATGCTCGGCAGCCTTCCCGCGCGCGTGCGCGTGCTGTACGGACTGTCCTGGTCGCCGCGGCAGGAGATGGCCCACCGCGCCGTGGTCCGGGCCATGCGCGCCGCCCGCCCGGTCACGCCCAAGCCGCTCGCGCGCGGCTACTGCACGCGCTACTTCGACCTGGTGGCGAGCACGGAGCGGCGGCGCATCGAGCGCGGCAGGCCCACGCCCCAGGTCGCGGCGTGA
- a CDS encoding TetR/AcrR family transcriptional regulator, producing the protein MSVYAGVSAEDRRAGRRARLLEAGLDLVGSDGWQAAGVRAICSRARLTPRYFYESFENREALLVAIFDSISEEAAGRVVEAVVAAPEDAEAKSRAAVESFVDLLVEDPRKARVMFVEAMGIEALERRRHEVLRMFARLIRDQGREFYGRPAGSDRILDTTAFLLAGGLAELLLAWLDGELSSSRDELVDDCAALLAATGEAAAAIARERTRT; encoded by the coding sequence GTGAGCGTCTATGCCGGGGTGTCAGCCGAGGACCGCCGCGCCGGGCGGCGCGCGCGGCTGCTCGAGGCCGGACTGGACCTCGTGGGCAGCGACGGCTGGCAGGCGGCCGGCGTGCGGGCCATCTGCTCGCGCGCGCGGCTCACGCCGCGCTACTTCTACGAGAGCTTCGAGAACCGGGAGGCGCTGCTCGTGGCCATCTTCGACTCCATCTCCGAAGAGGCCGCCGGGCGCGTGGTCGAAGCCGTGGTGGCGGCCCCCGAGGACGCGGAGGCCAAATCGCGCGCGGCGGTCGAGTCCTTCGTGGACCTGCTCGTGGAGGACCCGCGCAAGGCGCGCGTGATGTTCGTGGAGGCCATGGGCATCGAGGCGCTCGAGCGCCGCCGGCACGAGGTGCTGCGGATGTTCGCCCGGCTCATCCGCGACCAGGGCCGGGAGTTCTACGGCCGGCCCGCCGGGTCGGACCGCATCCTCGACACCACGGCGTTCCTCCTCGCGGGCGGTCTGGCCGAGCTGCTGCTGGCGTGGCTGGACGGCGAGCTGTCATCGAGCCGCGACGAGCTGGTGGACGACTGCGCCGCGCTGCTGGCGGCGACCGGCGAGGCCGCCGCGGCGATCGCGCGCGAGCGGACGCGGACCTAG
- a CDS encoding ABC transporter permease: MRHLFAKDIRILRRSPLLLALLVAYPVIIAVIVGFALTRGPGEPRVAFLNQVPEAAEVISIGGEEIDAVGQASQLFEALETVPVSSREEAIEMVREGEVLGALIIPPDITQKLSSGLEPATVEVFYNAEDPVKREFVENTIKSQVADANAALTERFTEVALDYLGLIVTGGEFSFLGRDFDVLGLERAQAILEDTLRDLPGDSPVRDRVEQVISFARLARENLDLSDEVLSSVGTPIRVEQTVVEGGDAPLASFAAAIAVTVSLMFVAMLLAAGILALEREENVFLRLVRGLVSRTALLVEKALVAAAMAAPVGVLMLIGIGLFVGLDFTRVPLWIVAAVAGALAFAAMGLAIGALTREVRAASLLAFMLSLPVAVVSLVPSGSVSGGLYDVLRVVAALFPFKPTLDAMEAALGAEGGIGVPLLHLGALALAFGLAGRLALRRFA, encoded by the coding sequence GTGCGCCACCTCTTCGCGAAGGACATCCGCATCCTCAGGCGCTCGCCGCTGCTGCTGGCGCTGCTGGTGGCCTACCCGGTGATCATCGCCGTGATCGTGGGCTTCGCGCTCACGCGCGGACCGGGGGAGCCGCGGGTGGCCTTCCTCAACCAGGTGCCCGAGGCCGCGGAGGTCATCTCGATCGGCGGAGAGGAGATCGACGCGGTGGGGCAGGCGAGCCAGCTCTTCGAGGCGCTCGAGACCGTGCCGGTGTCGAGCCGGGAGGAGGCCATCGAGATGGTGCGCGAGGGCGAGGTCCTCGGCGCGCTGATCATCCCGCCCGACATCACGCAGAAGCTGTCCTCGGGGCTCGAGCCGGCCACGGTCGAGGTCTTCTACAACGCCGAGGACCCGGTCAAGCGGGAGTTCGTCGAGAACACGATCAAGTCGCAGGTGGCGGATGCCAACGCCGCCCTCACGGAGCGCTTCACCGAGGTCGCGCTGGACTACCTCGGATTGATCGTCACCGGCGGCGAGTTCTCGTTCCTGGGCCGCGACTTCGACGTGCTCGGCCTGGAGCGGGCGCAGGCCATCCTCGAGGACACCCTGCGGGACCTGCCGGGCGATTCGCCCGTGCGCGATCGCGTGGAGCAGGTGATCAGCTTCGCCCGCCTCGCGCGCGAGAACCTCGACCTCTCCGACGAGGTCCTGTCGTCGGTGGGCACGCCGATCCGCGTGGAGCAGACCGTGGTCGAGGGCGGCGACGCGCCGCTCGCGTCGTTCGCGGCCGCCATCGCGGTCACCGTGTCGCTCATGTTCGTGGCCATGCTCCTGGCCGCCGGCATCCTCGCCCTGGAGCGGGAGGAGAACGTCTTCCTGCGGCTGGTGCGCGGGCTGGTCTCGCGCACCGCGCTGCTGGTGGAGAAGGCGCTGGTGGCGGCCGCGATGGCGGCGCCCGTGGGCGTGCTGATGCTGATCGGCATCGGGCTCTTCGTGGGCCTGGACTTCACCCGCGTGCCGCTGTGGATCGTGGCCGCCGTCGCGGGCGCGCTGGCCTTTGCGGCCATGGGGCTGGCCATCGGCGCGCTCACGCGCGAGGTGCGGGCGGCGTCACTGCTTGCGTTCATGCTCTCGCTGCCGGTGGCGGTGGTCTCGCTCGTGCCGTCCGGCTCGGTGTCCGGCGGCCTCTATGACGTGCTGCGCGTGGTGGCCGCGCTCTTCCCCTTCAAGCCCACGCTCGACGCGATGGAGGCGGCGCTCGGCGCCGAGGGCGGCATCGGCGTGCCGCTGCTGCACCTGGGCGCGCTCGCGCTGGCGTTCGGCCTGGCGGGTCGCCTCGCGCTGCGCCGCTTCGCGTAG
- a CDS encoding ABC transporter ATP-binding protein encodes MARPATAAATGAAEPATPVLEATGLVKRYGERVALKDVSLRAGRGELVAVIGPNGAGKTTLLSILAGIQRPDDGGVNRVPREVGWVPQQAALYGKLTVDENLRLFAKLEGCPDVDGVVARMLAQTGLEDRAHDQVGVLSGGNRQRVNIAIGLLADPPVLLLDEPSAALDPRQRERLWEFILGLSDAGTTVVYSTHNVQEADRHAHQLVVLADGERLFTGSPRELEHAVGTTGLDFESAFVAFLRQRGH; translated from the coding sequence ATGGCCCGTCCCGCCACCGCCGCCGCGACCGGCGCGGCAGAGCCGGCCACTCCCGTGCTCGAGGCCACGGGACTCGTGAAGCGCTACGGGGAGAGGGTGGCGCTCAAGGACGTGTCGCTGCGCGCGGGACGGGGCGAGCTCGTGGCCGTCATCGGGCCCAACGGCGCCGGCAAGACCACGCTGCTCTCGATCCTCGCGGGCATCCAGCGCCCCGACGACGGCGGCGTCAACCGCGTGCCGCGCGAGGTGGGCTGGGTTCCCCAGCAGGCCGCGCTGTACGGCAAGCTCACGGTGGACGAGAACCTGCGCCTGTTCGCCAAGCTCGAAGGCTGCCCCGACGTGGACGGCGTGGTGGCGCGAATGCTGGCCCAGACCGGCCTGGAGGACCGCGCGCACGACCAGGTCGGCGTGCTGTCGGGCGGCAACCGGCAGCGGGTGAACATCGCCATCGGCCTGCTCGCCGACCCGCCGGTGCTGCTGCTCGACGAGCCCAGCGCCGCGCTCGACCCGCGCCAGCGCGAGCGGCTCTGGGAGTTCATCCTCGGGCTGTCGGACGCGGGCACGACGGTCGTGTACTCCACCCACAACGTGCAGGAGGCCGACCGCCACGCCCACCAGCTCGTGGTGCTGGCCGACGGCGAGCGGCTGTTCACCGGATCGCCGCGCGAGCTCGAGCACGCGGTGGGCACGACCGGGCTGGACTTCGAGAGCGCGTTCGTGGCGTTCCTGCGCCAGCGCGGTCACTAG
- a CDS encoding TIGR00282 family metallophosphoesterase: MKLLFVGDVVGGIGRRALAGLLPGIRERHAPDFVVVNGENAAGGVGITERVARELLDLDVDAITLGNHAYRHRDVYGLLDTETRIVRPANYPKGNPGRGVTVVERGGARLAVVNLSGIVFIEAARSPFPEADAIVAGLRGRANHVLVDFHAEATSEKVAMGWHLDGRVTACVGTHTHVPTSDFRVLPGGTAYISDVGMTGPRGGVIGMKREPALERFRTQMPVKLETSDEDPWLNAVLIEAGDDGRATGIEQLLLPADGA; the protein is encoded by the coding sequence GTGAAGCTTCTGTTCGTGGGTGACGTGGTGGGCGGCATCGGGCGGCGCGCCCTTGCCGGGCTGCTGCCCGGGATCCGCGAGCGCCACGCGCCCGACTTCGTGGTCGTGAACGGCGAGAACGCGGCCGGCGGCGTGGGCATCACCGAGCGGGTGGCGCGCGAGCTGCTCGACCTCGACGTGGACGCAATCACTCTCGGCAACCACGCCTACCGCCACCGCGACGTGTACGGGCTGCTCGACACCGAGACGCGGATCGTGCGCCCGGCCAACTACCCGAAGGGCAATCCGGGCCGCGGGGTGACGGTGGTCGAGCGCGGCGGCGCACGGCTGGCCGTGGTCAACCTCTCGGGAATCGTGTTCATCGAGGCCGCGCGCTCGCCGTTCCCCGAGGCCGACGCCATCGTGGCCGGCCTGCGCGGGCGCGCCAACCACGTGCTCGTGGACTTCCACGCCGAGGCCACCAGCGAGAAGGTGGCCATGGGCTGGCACCTCGACGGGCGCGTGACCGCCTGCGTGGGCACCCACACCCACGTGCCTACCAGCGACTTCCGCGTGCTGCCGGGCGGCACCGCCTACATCAGCGACGTGGGGATGACCGGGCCGCGCGGCGGCGTGATCGGCATGAAGCGCGAGCCGGCACTCGAGCGCTTCCGCACCCAGATGCCGGTGAAGCTGGAGACCTCGGACGAGGATCCGTGGCTCAACGCGGTGCTGATCGAGGCGGGCGACGACGGCCGGGCGACGGGGATCGAGCAGCTGCTGCTGCCGGCGGACGGCGCGTAG
- a CDS encoding cation transporter — protein MANRAKLLSWASLGYMALEGGVAIFAGILAGSIALIGFGIDSGIEGIASLVIVWRFSGARMFSAAAEGRAQKLVAIQFFLLAPYVGFESLQALVQAERPDVSWLGIVLSATSLAVMPYLGIAKQRIADAIGSAATKGEGRQNILCAYLAGALLLGLLGNALAGAWWLDPLVGLLIAAVAVREGLEAWRGEGCCA, from the coding sequence TTGGCCAACCGCGCGAAGCTGCTCTCCTGGGCCAGCCTCGGGTACATGGCGCTGGAAGGCGGCGTCGCCATCTTCGCCGGGATCCTCGCCGGCTCGATCGCGCTGATCGGCTTCGGCATCGACTCCGGGATCGAGGGCATCGCGAGCCTGGTGATCGTCTGGCGCTTCAGCGGTGCGCGCATGTTCTCGGCGGCCGCGGAGGGTCGTGCCCAGAAGCTCGTGGCCATCCAGTTCTTCCTGCTTGCGCCGTACGTCGGGTTCGAGTCCCTCCAGGCGCTCGTCCAAGCGGAGCGCCCCGACGTCAGCTGGCTGGGGATCGTGCTCAGCGCCACCAGCCTCGCGGTCATGCCCTATCTCGGCATCGCCAAGCAGCGCATCGCGGACGCGATCGGCTCGGCCGCCACGAAGGGCGAGGGCCGCCAGAACATCCTCTGCGCGTACCTCGCCGGCGCGCTGCTCCTCGGCCTGCTGGGGAACGCGCTCGCCGGCGCCTGGTGGCTCGACCCGCTCGTCGGCCTGCTGATCGCCGCCGTGGCCGTCCGGGAGGGGCTGGAGGCGTGGCGCGGGGAGGGCTGCTGCGCGTAG
- a CDS encoding metalloregulator ArsR/SmtB family transcription factor: MPDDSCDLLCLDLPKAEALRAERLTDEAAGPLADRARALADPTRLVLAAALAATDELCVCDLAWIAQRPENLVSHHLRTLRGAALVSSRREGRMVMYSVTDPGRALLAAVRAEAPAAR, translated from the coding sequence GTGCCGGACGATTCTTGCGACCTCCTCTGCCTCGACCTGCCGAAGGCGGAGGCGCTACGCGCCGAGCGGCTGACGGACGAGGCCGCGGGCCCCCTCGCGGACCGTGCCAGGGCGCTGGCCGATCCCACCCGCCTGGTCCTTGCCGCCGCACTCGCCGCGACGGACGAGCTCTGCGTGTGTGACCTGGCCTGGATCGCACAGCGGCCCGAGAACCTCGTGTCCCATCACCTGAGGACGCTTCGCGGCGCCGCCCTGGTCTCCAGCCGCCGGGAGGGCAGGATGGTGATGTACTCGGTCACGGACCCGGGCCGCGCGCTCCTGGCAGCGGTTCGCGCCGAGGCCCCCGCGGCGCGATGA
- a CDS encoding GNAT family N-acetyltransferase translates to MGVSAPPVRRAGPSDVRALAAVLARAFHDDPVMSWVFAREATRPAWIRRYFRTRLRALLGGGEVYTTGDAAGAALWAPPEGWRFSLWETVALARFLPATGRRTARVLRGLEGVEHRHPETPHWYLAVLGTEPERQGEGIGSAVLAPMLEACDADEIPAYLESSKERNVAFYARHGFRVTEEVRLPGGPPLWLMWRDPRP, encoded by the coding sequence GTGGGAGTGAGCGCGCCGCCCGTGCGCCGTGCCGGCCCGTCCGACGTGCGGGCGCTCGCCGCGGTGCTGGCCCGCGCCTTCCACGACGACCCGGTGATGTCATGGGTCTTCGCGCGCGAGGCCACCCGCCCGGCCTGGATCCGGCGCTACTTCCGCACCCGCCTGCGCGCGCTGCTGGGCGGCGGCGAGGTGTACACCACAGGGGACGCGGCCGGCGCCGCGCTGTGGGCGCCGCCCGAGGGCTGGCGCTTCAGCCTCTGGGAGACGGTGGCCCTTGCGCGCTTCCTCCCAGCGACCGGCCGGCGCACGGCGCGGGTGCTGCGAGGGCTCGAGGGCGTCGAGCACCGCCATCCCGAGACGCCGCACTGGTACCTCGCCGTGCTGGGCACCGAGCCCGAGCGCCAGGGGGAGGGGATCGGCTCGGCGGTGCTCGCCCCCATGCTGGAGGCCTGCGACGCCGACGAGATCCCCGCCTACCTCGAGTCCTCCAAGGAGCGCAACGTCGCCTTCTACGCGCGCCACGGCTTCCGCGTCACCGAGGAGGTCCGGCTGCCCGGCGGGCCGCCGCTGTGGCTCATGTGGCGCGACCCGCGCCCGTAG
- a CDS encoding glycosyltransferase 87 family protein translates to MSASARQGALAAAARARALPAWAPAALLLCAGWLATFGAGPWADATVNDLFVYRSYAELFLDGLVPFRDVAFEYPPLGALPLWLAGLAGTDAGTYRVVFALLMLAVAVATLLLSGRLARLTGGSEARALLAFAALPLLAGAMVRTHFDLLPVALALGAVAAVLVGRIEVGFALAGVGALTKAFPLLVALVALAWLLGRGDRRAAARGGAALAVTLALAGGAWVAVSPEGAWDAIAYHVERPVQVESVPATAINAAGALGLTAEPGPVFSHRSDGLVHAVVDTVAAVFAAALLAVLGWIAVAVFRRPGARALVLAALAAVAAFATLGTVLSPQFLIWVAPLGALAAAWRMWALAGAVAAATLLTFAEFPSRYFDVVAQEPFALALVGVRDAVLLGVVALALHALHREPRAWE, encoded by the coding sequence GTGAGCGCCTCTGCTCGTCAGGGTGCGCTCGCCGCCGCTGCCCGCGCACGCGCGCTGCCCGCTTGGGCGCCCGCCGCACTCCTGCTGTGCGCGGGCTGGCTCGCCACCTTCGGCGCCGGGCCGTGGGCGGACGCCACGGTGAACGACCTGTTCGTCTACCGCAGCTACGCCGAGCTGTTCCTCGACGGTCTGGTGCCGTTCCGCGACGTGGCTTTCGAGTACCCGCCGCTCGGCGCGCTGCCGCTCTGGCTCGCCGGGCTCGCGGGCACGGACGCGGGCACCTACCGCGTGGTGTTCGCCCTGCTCATGCTCGCTGTGGCGGTCGCCACGCTGCTGCTGAGCGGACGGCTGGCCCGCCTCACCGGCGGCAGCGAGGCCCGGGCGCTGCTCGCCTTCGCGGCGCTGCCGTTGCTCGCCGGCGCCATGGTTCGCACCCACTTCGACCTGCTGCCCGTGGCGCTGGCGCTGGGGGCGGTGGCGGCGGTGCTCGTGGGGCGGATCGAGGTGGGTTTCGCGCTCGCGGGCGTGGGCGCGCTCACCAAGGCGTTCCCCCTGCTGGTCGCGCTGGTGGCGCTTGCATGGCTGCTCGGCCGCGGCGACCGGCGCGCCGCCGCGCGCGGCGGCGCCGCGCTCGCGGTCACGCTCGCGCTGGCCGGCGGAGCCTGGGTGGCGGTCTCGCCCGAGGGCGCCTGGGATGCGATCGCCTACCACGTGGAGCGCCCGGTCCAGGTGGAGAGCGTGCCCGCCACCGCCATCAACGCGGCCGGGGCGCTCGGGCTCACCGCCGAGCCCGGGCCCGTGTTCAGCCACCGCTCCGACGGGCTGGTGCACGCCGTGGTGGACACCGTGGCGGCGGTGTTCGCGGCAGCGCTGCTCGCCGTGCTCGGGTGGATCGCGGTGGCGGTGTTCCGCAGGCCCGGCGCGCGCGCCCTCGTGCTCGCGGCGCTCGCCGCCGTGGCCGCCTTCGCGACGCTGGGCACGGTGCTCTCGCCGCAGTTCCTGATCTGGGTGGCGCCGCTGGGCGCGCTCGCCGCCGCCTGGCGCATGTGGGCGCTGGCGGGGGCGGTGGCGGCCGCCACGCTCCTCACGTTCGCCGAGTTCCCGTCGCGCTACTTCGACGTGGTCGCCCAGGAGCCGTTCGCGCTCGCGCTCGTGGGTGTTCGCGACGCGGTGCTGCTCGGCGTGGTCGCGCTCGCGCTGCACGCGCTGCACCGGGAGCCGCGCGCGTGGGAGTGA